From the genome of Candidatus Kapaibacterium sp., one region includes:
- the thiI gene encoding tRNA 4-thiouridine(8) synthase ThiI, translated as MQRKPRPVLLAWLFHEIALKGNNRRLFLQTALRNIRKALNDLPASVTYVPPMAVRIHCDPSQIESVRKRLLHVVGVESVALALRSKLSWEALVEATDTLLDQLPPFASFAVRCKRTEKRFPLSSAEIERQLGAHIAERVGARVDLQTPEKTLWVRLLPDGCYVYTERLPGMGGLPVGVSGHVLALLSGGIDSPVAAWRMMLRGCSVDFVHFHSFPLVSRRSQEKVEALAEVLTRYQYRSRLFLVPIAEFQQHVVVLAPPSYRVILYRRFMLRLAQQIARRYRAQALVTGESLGQVSSQTLDNLATISAVAELPILRPLIGMSKQEIIAQARQLGTYELSIQPDEDCCSLFVPRHSVTRSDPATVADIETQLPLETLLQHALQETRVVEFSFPRQGTTCRTTPPPDAAATPAVTSPANGRAQTESGP; from the coding sequence ATGCAGCGTAAGCCACGGCCTGTCCTCCTGGCATGGTTGTTCCACGAGATTGCCCTCAAGGGGAACAACCGGCGTCTGTTCTTGCAGACAGCGCTCCGCAACATCCGAAAGGCCTTGAACGACCTCCCTGCGTCCGTGACGTATGTCCCCCCAATGGCCGTCCGCATTCACTGTGACCCTTCGCAGATTGAGTCTGTCCGCAAGCGCCTACTCCACGTGGTAGGAGTAGAATCCGTCGCGTTGGCCCTCAGGAGCAAGCTCTCCTGGGAAGCCCTTGTAGAGGCCACGGACACGCTCCTCGACCAACTCCCCCCGTTTGCCTCGTTTGCTGTTCGGTGCAAACGGACGGAGAAGCGCTTCCCTCTCTCCTCAGCCGAGATAGAACGTCAGCTTGGGGCACACATTGCAGAGCGCGTTGGAGCTCGAGTAGACCTCCAAACACCCGAGAAGACGCTCTGGGTGCGCCTACTCCCAGACGGCTGCTACGTCTACACCGAACGCCTACCGGGCATGGGAGGACTTCCAGTGGGTGTCAGCGGCCACGTTTTGGCTCTCCTCTCCGGCGGTATCGACTCCCCCGTAGCTGCGTGGCGGATGATGCTGCGTGGCTGTTCTGTTGACTTCGTCCACTTCCACAGCTTTCCGCTCGTCTCGCGGCGCTCCCAAGAGAAGGTGGAAGCCCTCGCAGAGGTGCTGACTCGCTACCAATACCGCTCGCGGCTCTTCCTGGTCCCAATTGCGGAGTTCCAACAGCACGTCGTCGTATTAGCCCCACCATCGTACCGCGTCATCCTCTACCGCCGATTCATGCTCCGATTAGCGCAGCAGATAGCCCGCCGCTATCGAGCCCAAGCCCTGGTGACGGGCGAGAGCTTAGGACAGGTAAGCTCTCAAACGCTGGACAACCTTGCAACCATCAGCGCCGTTGCTGAGCTCCCAATCCTGCGTCCCCTCATCGGCATGTCCAAGCAGGAAATCATCGCACAGGCACGGCAGTTAGGTACCTACGAGCTCTCGATCCAGCCAGACGAAGATTGCTGCAGCCTCTTCGTCCCCCGCCATTCCGTTACGCGCTCGGACCCTGCAACCGTCGCCGACATAGAGACTCAGCTCCCGTTGGAGACCCTACTCCAGCACGCTCTGCAAGAGACGAGAGTGGTGGAATTCAGCTTCCCACGCCAGGGAACTACGTGCCGAACGACTCCGCCGCCGGATGCTGCAGCCACTCCCGCAGTGACATCCCCCGCAAACGGTCGCGCTCAGACAGAATCGGGACCGTAA
- the rfbC gene encoding dTDP-4-dehydrorhamnose 3,5-epimerase, whose protein sequence is MPWELVQTAFHDGAVKLFRSRQFRDERGWFLEVFRVDEAARWGIREIVQENHSRSRRGVIRGLHFQHTPPMGKLLRVTRGRAFVVEVDVRKQSPSCGRWWSVELTARDPLLLWIPPGFANGFCALSPVVEVQYLCTALYNPAGEVVIRWDDPELGIPWPVTVPILSERDRLRGMSLREWLQHPAAESFGT, encoded by the coding sequence ATGCCGTGGGAGCTCGTGCAGACGGCTTTCCATGATGGTGCCGTCAAGCTGTTCCGTAGCCGGCAGTTCCGTGACGAAAGGGGCTGGTTCCTAGAGGTCTTCCGCGTCGATGAGGCGGCTCGGTGGGGGATTCGCGAAATCGTGCAGGAGAACCACTCTCGCTCGCGCCGTGGGGTTATTCGCGGGCTCCACTTCCAGCATACCCCGCCGATGGGGAAGTTGCTTCGGGTGACGCGTGGCCGGGCTTTCGTTGTGGAAGTGGACGTCCGCAAGCAGTCCCCAAGCTGCGGGCGTTGGTGGAGTGTTGAGCTAACGGCTCGAGACCCCTTGCTGCTGTGGATTCCGCCGGGCTTCGCCAACGGATTCTGTGCCCTTTCTCCGGTGGTGGAGGTGCAGTATCTCTGTACGGCGCTGTACAACCCAGCTGGTGAAGTCGTTATCCGCTGGGATGATCCAGAGCTGGGCATTCCGTGGCCAGTTACGGTCCCGATTCTGTCTGAGCGCGACCGTTTGCGGGGGATGTCACTGCGGGAGTGGCTGCAGCATCCGGCGGCGGAGTCGTTCGGCACGTAG
- a CDS encoding deoxyribonuclease IV: protein MDRPLLLGVQVSIAGGLPKAARRAREIGCTAFQVFTANARQWSLSPLPPDTAAAFREALKAIGIQAVVAHAAYLPNLASPQESLQRRSYAALEAECQRCQQLGIPFLVLHPGSCPAEERKAGIRRVARALAALARNAGEDLQLCIELTAGQGNALGGSLEELAKILELCPAADRLGICIDTCHALAAGYRIDNEEGYEAFWTRMETLIGVERLRVLHLNDSAFPPGARRDRHTHIGLGYCGPDCFRRLLTDPRWDSIPMIAETPDSGDHAADRINLEVLRLLAAGHPLGVEDIRRLWRQHHGTL from the coding sequence ATGGACAGGCCGCTCCTACTCGGTGTTCAGGTCAGCATCGCTGGAGGGCTGCCGAAAGCTGCACGGCGTGCTCGGGAAATTGGCTGCACAGCTTTCCAGGTCTTCACGGCGAATGCCCGTCAGTGGAGTCTCTCGCCTCTACCTCCGGACACCGCTGCGGCTTTCCGAGAGGCTCTCAAAGCGATAGGAATCCAAGCTGTCGTGGCCCATGCTGCGTATCTACCGAACCTGGCTTCGCCACAAGAGTCGTTGCAGCGTCGCAGCTACGCTGCCTTGGAGGCGGAATGCCAGCGCTGCCAGCAGTTAGGCATCCCATTCCTCGTACTCCATCCCGGAAGCTGCCCTGCAGAGGAACGCAAGGCGGGGATACGCCGCGTTGCCCGGGCCCTCGCAGCTCTTGCGCGGAATGCTGGCGAGGACCTGCAGTTGTGCATAGAGCTCACCGCTGGGCAAGGGAACGCATTGGGCGGCTCACTGGAGGAGCTAGCGAAAATCCTTGAACTTTGCCCTGCTGCAGACCGCCTTGGGATCTGCATCGATACATGCCATGCGCTGGCGGCCGGGTACCGCATAGACAACGAAGAAGGGTACGAGGCGTTCTGGACCCGCATGGAGACCCTCATCGGAGTCGAACGTCTACGTGTCCTTCACCTCAATGACAGCGCCTTTCCTCCCGGAGCACGCCGAGACCGGCATACCCACATTGGGTTAGGCTACTGCGGTCCAGACTGCTTCCGCCGGCTCTTGACCGACCCACGCTGGGATTCCATCCCGATGATTGCAGAAACCCCGGACAGCGGAGACCATGCTGCTGACCGCATCAACTTGGAAGTGCTCCGTCTACTGGCTGCTGGGCACCCCTTGGGAGTAGAGGATATCCGCCGCCTCTGGCGTCAGCACCATGGCACGCTTTGA
- a CDS encoding metal-dependent hydrolase, producing the protein MARFEHHVAVAWALGSSYAAFHALHHQLPWQEAATAAVLCTVGGILPDIDSPGSRFAEFVFSTGALLGVLIGSHFLHLPLSETSTLGTAVVLFWMLRWGLRYLLSRLTTHRGMVHSLPAAAIWGMLVFLAFSENTLDLRLTMATAAVLGFLEPLSTGRALRLR; encoded by the coding sequence ATGGCACGCTTTGAACACCACGTCGCCGTTGCCTGGGCCTTGGGAAGCAGCTATGCCGCTTTCCATGCCCTCCACCATCAGCTCCCGTGGCAGGAAGCAGCAACGGCAGCCGTACTCTGCACCGTCGGAGGTATCCTTCCCGACATAGACTCACCCGGTAGCCGGTTTGCAGAGTTCGTCTTCAGCACTGGGGCACTCCTTGGCGTGCTCATCGGCAGCCACTTCCTGCACCTACCGTTGAGCGAGACAAGCACTCTGGGTACCGCTGTTGTGCTCTTCTGGATGTTGCGGTGGGGGCTACGGTACCTCCTCAGTCGGCTCACCACTCACCGAGGCATGGTCCACAGCCTCCCGGCTGCGGCGATATGGGGAATGCTCGTCTTCCTTGCTTTCTCCGAGAATACCCTCGATCTCCGGCTTACGATGGCGACGGCTGCCGTCCTGGGATTTCTTGAGCCACTTAGTACTGGACGAGCTCTTCGCCTTCGTTGA
- a CDS encoding FAD-binding oxidoreductase: MLSLWERSELLRADVVVVGGGVVGLWTALECCRRYPQRSTLVLERSTIPCGASTRNAGFATIGTVGEATAHAELVGDTVVAGLMVERWLGLQRWRREFGDATLGFEAVGGYELVFEGEEHLRDAVERWNELLREAFGGTVFHDRPELLAQWRWRPEGLRSIIANPYDGALNTGKALRALQQRALQAGATIWTGAKVELIEPDSEGIVVRLWDAGVQRQLELRAKAIAVCANAWIPQLVPEVADIQPARGQVLLTVPVQDPPFPTGTYHFCQGYYYFRWVGQRLLFGGGRHLALQEETTYEPGLNPLLQQHLESLLETRLLGRRVDIENRWSGIMGMCPEKLPRVERVGERIVVGFGCNGMGLALAPRIAEQVAGLVGACLVDG; encoded by the coding sequence ATGCTGAGTCTGTGGGAGCGCTCGGAGCTGTTGCGGGCAGATGTGGTCGTCGTGGGTGGAGGGGTAGTGGGACTGTGGACCGCACTGGAATGCTGCCGCCGCTATCCCCAGAGGTCTACCCTGGTGCTGGAACGGTCCACGATCCCGTGCGGAGCTAGTACGCGGAACGCAGGCTTCGCTACGATTGGGACAGTCGGGGAGGCCACTGCCCATGCGGAATTGGTTGGGGATACGGTGGTTGCAGGACTCATGGTAGAGCGCTGGCTTGGGCTACAGCGGTGGCGGCGGGAGTTTGGGGACGCGACTTTGGGCTTCGAAGCTGTCGGGGGCTACGAGCTGGTCTTTGAGGGTGAGGAGCATCTCCGAGATGCCGTGGAGCGCTGGAACGAGCTTCTACGAGAGGCCTTTGGCGGGACAGTCTTCCATGACCGACCGGAGCTACTTGCCCAGTGGAGGTGGCGTCCCGAAGGTCTACGGAGCATTATTGCGAATCCATACGACGGGGCCTTGAATACTGGCAAGGCTCTGAGGGCCCTACAGCAGCGAGCCTTGCAGGCTGGAGCGACGATATGGACGGGAGCGAAGGTGGAGCTCATCGAGCCGGACTCCGAGGGGATTGTCGTGAGGCTCTGGGATGCGGGGGTCCAGCGGCAGCTTGAGCTACGGGCCAAGGCCATAGCAGTCTGTGCCAACGCATGGATTCCTCAACTCGTGCCAGAGGTTGCCGACATTCAGCCTGCCAGAGGGCAGGTGTTGCTGACGGTGCCCGTGCAAGATCCCCCTTTCCCTACCGGCACCTACCACTTCTGCCAGGGCTACTACTACTTCCGCTGGGTGGGACAGCGCCTCCTCTTCGGCGGGGGACGTCATTTAGCCCTGCAGGAGGAGACGACCTATGAGCCGGGCCTCAATCCTTTGCTCCAGCAGCATTTGGAGTCGCTTCTGGAGACACGGCTGCTTGGACGCAGGGTGGACATTGAAAATCGCTGGAGTGGCATCATGGGGATGTGCCCAGAGAAGCTGCCGCGAGTGGAGAGGGTCGGAGAGCGCATTGTCGTTGGCTTCGGATGTAACGGGATGGGGCTTGCCTTGGCGCCGCGAATTGCTGAGCAAGTAGCAGGGCTGGTGGGGGCCTGTTTAGTGGATGGGTAG
- the ruvB gene encoding Holliday junction branch migration DNA helicase RuvB: MTERRRLLQPERLPEDEQEHQLRPQSFADFIGQSSVVENLRVFVQAARQRGEALDHVLLTGPPGLGKTTLASILAREMGVEFRSVTGPVLERPGDLAGLLTTIPERTVVLIDEIHRLPAAVEEYLYAAMEDFRLDILIDTGPAARSVQLRLPRFTLVGATTRQGLLSAPLRSRFGITARLDYYAPEELCAIVQRAARLLHVPIESEGAWEIARRSRGTPRIAHRLLRRARDFAQVKGTGVITAEIARIALEALEVDEFGLDEMDKRILLTIIDKFGGGPVGLTTIAVAVGEEPDTIEEVYEPFLIQQGFLRRTPRGREATELAYQHLQRRPTWSAQPRLFE; this comes from the coding sequence ATGACGGAACGACGGCGGTTGCTGCAGCCGGAGCGATTGCCGGAAGATGAGCAGGAACACCAGCTCCGGCCACAGAGCTTTGCGGACTTCATTGGACAGTCGTCAGTGGTGGAGAATCTTCGCGTCTTCGTCCAAGCGGCACGCCAGCGTGGGGAGGCGTTGGACCACGTTCTGCTAACGGGCCCGCCGGGATTGGGGAAGACGACTTTAGCCTCCATCCTCGCCCGGGAGATGGGGGTCGAGTTTCGGTCGGTGACGGGACCTGTCTTGGAACGGCCAGGGGATTTAGCAGGGCTGCTGACAACCATCCCGGAGCGGACAGTCGTGCTGATAGACGAGATCCATCGGTTACCGGCGGCGGTGGAGGAGTACCTCTACGCTGCCATGGAGGACTTCCGCTTGGATATCCTGATCGACACAGGGCCAGCGGCGCGTTCGGTCCAATTGCGCCTTCCGCGGTTTACCCTTGTGGGAGCTACGACACGCCAGGGGTTGCTGAGTGCTCCGCTGCGTTCTCGCTTCGGCATCACGGCGCGACTGGACTACTATGCTCCGGAGGAGCTCTGTGCTATCGTCCAGCGTGCTGCTCGTCTCTTGCACGTCCCGATAGAGTCAGAAGGGGCATGGGAGATTGCCCGCCGCTCCCGTGGAACCCCGCGTATTGCCCACCGGTTGTTGCGCCGGGCTCGGGATTTCGCTCAAGTCAAGGGGACGGGTGTTATCACGGCAGAGATTGCCCGAATAGCGCTCGAGGCGTTGGAGGTAGATGAGTTCGGGCTGGACGAGATGGACAAGCGCATCCTGCTGACCATCATTGACAAGTTCGGCGGTGGCCCCGTTGGACTCACTACCATTGCCGTTGCCGTCGGAGAAGAGCCGGACACGATTGAGGAGGTCTACGAGCCCTTCCTCATCCAACAGGGGTTCCTACGCCGCACTCCGCGGGGGCGTGAGGCGACGGAGCTGGCCTACCAGCACCTTCAGCGCCGTCCGACTTGGTCTGCACAGCCTCGGCTCTTTGAGTGA
- a CDS encoding SDR family oxidoreductase — MDPRAAGMTVHRRQRVVITGGAGFLGSHLCDRFLQEGYAVVCVDNLLTGSLENIAHLFGHPRFSFVHYDVTNFLYVEGDVDAVLHLASPASPRDYQEYPIQTLKVGSLGTHKALGLAKAKGARFLLASTSEVYGDPLVHPQSEDYWGNVNPIGVRGVYDEAKRFAEAMTMAYHRYHGLQTRIARIFNTYGPRMRLDDGRAIPTFIVQALRGEPITVYGDGLQTRSVCYISDMVEGIFRLLQAEVVEPVNLGNPDEVSVLTLAQEIRALTGSASPIVFAPLPEDDPKVRRPDIRRAQELLGWEPVVSRQEGLQRTIQDFRQRLGMA, encoded by the coding sequence ATGGATCCTAGGGCTGCGGGTATGACTGTCCATCGCCGTCAGCGCGTCGTCATCACTGGTGGGGCCGGCTTTCTGGGTTCGCATCTATGCGATCGCTTTCTACAGGAGGGGTATGCTGTTGTCTGTGTCGATAACCTGCTAACGGGCTCTCTGGAGAACATCGCTCATCTCTTCGGACATCCACGCTTCAGCTTTGTGCACTACGACGTCACAAACTTCCTCTACGTTGAGGGCGACGTTGACGCTGTGCTCCATCTCGCCTCTCCTGCTTCGCCCAGAGACTACCAAGAGTACCCCATTCAGACCCTCAAGGTGGGATCTCTGGGCACGCATAAGGCCCTTGGACTCGCTAAGGCTAAAGGGGCGCGCTTCCTACTGGCAAGCACCAGTGAAGTGTACGGTGATCCCTTGGTCCACCCCCAGTCAGAAGATTATTGGGGGAACGTTAACCCGATTGGGGTCCGCGGTGTTTACGACGAGGCCAAGCGTTTCGCGGAGGCCATGACGATGGCATACCACCGCTACCATGGTCTACAGACCCGCATTGCTCGGATCTTCAATACCTACGGCCCGCGGATGCGATTGGACGATGGGAGGGCCATCCCAACCTTCATCGTCCAGGCGCTGCGTGGAGAACCCATCACTGTCTATGGCGATGGCTTGCAGACTCGCTCGGTGTGCTACATCAGCGACATGGTGGAAGGGATCTTTCGGCTGCTCCAGGCCGAAGTCGTGGAGCCGGTGAACTTGGGCAATCCGGATGAGGTCTCGGTGCTCACCTTAGCGCAGGAGATTCGAGCGCTGACCGGAAGCGCGAGCCCGATTGTCTTTGCTCCGCTTCCTGAGGATGATCCGAAAGTACGCCGCCCTGACATTCGCCGGGCTCAGGAGCTCCTAGGGTGGGAGCCGGTCGTAAGCCGTCAGGAGGGCTTGCAGCGTACTATCCAGGATTTTCGCCAGCGGTTAGGAATGGCATGA
- the mgtE gene encoding magnesium transporter, whose translation MLKELLKPEIEELLQHHRWNELREAVADWSAPEIADLLLDLDKEGRVLLFRALPRWSAAEVFSHLEPAQQDALLRELTDQETRELLRRLSPDDRTALLEEMPSEVTRRLLALLEPEDFREASFLLGFPEQSVGRLMTPEFVALRPYWTVREALKHIRRYGRDSETLNHLYVTDDDGRLLGELPLRTLVLADEATVIADIMNYAVVSLSAFDDRESAVHAMRKYDVSVLPVVDSDGVLLGIVTFDDVMDVSEEEVTEDFQKISAVTPIEISYREASVFRLWRRRIGWLLLLLVSDFLTASVIATYEHALQAMIALSFFIPMIIGTGGNVATQSSTLIIRALALREVGPRDWLRVLAKELAVSVLLGVVLAFIVWLRGFFWRGGPEVALVVGLSMFFIVIWSNAVAALFPIGAKRIGIDPALISGPFLTTFIDVTGLLIYFNVAEWILGLRV comes from the coding sequence ATGCTCAAGGAGCTGTTGAAGCCGGAAATTGAGGAGCTACTCCAGCACCACCGTTGGAACGAGCTACGAGAAGCAGTTGCAGACTGGTCTGCACCGGAGATCGCCGATCTCCTGCTGGACCTGGACAAGGAAGGTCGCGTCCTGCTGTTCCGAGCCCTGCCACGCTGGTCAGCAGCAGAGGTCTTCTCACACCTGGAGCCGGCGCAGCAAGATGCACTTCTGCGAGAGTTGACGGATCAGGAGACGCGAGAGTTGCTTCGGCGTCTGAGTCCCGACGACCGCACAGCACTCTTGGAGGAGATGCCATCAGAAGTAACGCGCCGGCTGCTGGCCCTCTTGGAGCCAGAGGATTTCCGGGAGGCCAGTTTCCTGTTAGGCTTCCCGGAGCAAAGCGTTGGACGACTGATGACGCCGGAGTTCGTGGCGCTACGCCCTTACTGGACGGTCCGCGAGGCATTGAAGCATATCCGGCGTTACGGTCGCGATAGCGAGACTCTCAATCACCTGTACGTCACCGACGATGATGGCCGGCTACTCGGCGAGCTTCCACTCCGTACCCTCGTTTTAGCCGATGAGGCAACAGTCATCGCCGACATCATGAACTACGCTGTAGTTAGCCTCTCGGCGTTCGATGACCGAGAGAGCGCCGTCCATGCGATGCGTAAGTACGATGTTTCGGTGCTCCCTGTGGTGGACTCCGATGGTGTGCTGCTTGGGATCGTGACGTTTGATGATGTCATGGACGTCTCCGAGGAAGAGGTAACGGAGGACTTCCAGAAGATCAGCGCTGTGACGCCGATAGAGATCTCCTACCGTGAGGCATCCGTCTTTCGACTATGGCGGCGCCGGATAGGGTGGCTGTTACTGCTACTTGTATCGGACTTTCTCACAGCGAGTGTGATTGCTACATACGAGCATGCACTGCAAGCCATGATTGCCCTCTCCTTCTTCATCCCCATGATTATTGGCACTGGCGGCAATGTTGCGACTCAGTCTTCCACGCTCATCATTCGGGCATTGGCGCTGCGCGAGGTTGGTCCACGAGATTGGCTGCGTGTTCTTGCTAAAGAGCTGGCGGTGAGTGTCTTGCTGGGAGTAGTGTTGGCTTTCATTGTGTGGTTGCGTGGCTTCTTCTGGCGTGGGGGACCAGAAGTAGCACTCGTTGTTGGACTCAGCATGTTCTTCATCGTCATCTGGTCTAACGCCGTAGCAGCGCTCTTTCCGATTGGGGCAAAGCGGATTGGGATTGACCCTGCATTGATCTCGGGGCCCTTCCTGACGACCTTCATTGATGTGACGGGGCTGCTGATCTACTTCAACGTGGCTGAATGGATCCTAGGGCTGCGGGTATGA